The following proteins are co-located in the Maridesulfovibrio sp. genome:
- the folD gene encoding bifunctional methylenetetrahydrofolate dehydrogenase/methenyltetrahydrofolate cyclohydrolase FolD, with translation MQILNGKETALTIREELKVEIDGLKEKHGRAPGLAVILVGEDPASQVYVRNKEIACEKAGIVSTAHRIDASVSQEELEALIQNLNADETIDGILLQLPLPKGLDSQRCLELIDPGKDVDGFHPMNVGKLMLGLPGFRSCTPAGIITLLERYNLPTSGKKAVVVGRSNIVGKPLAMMLMQYGDFANATVTVCHSRTDNLAEEVKAADFVFAAIGIPKFIKKEMVKDGAVVVDVGINRTDEGLVGDCDYAALEDVASAMTPVPGGVGPMTIAQLLINTVQAYKEHVGA, from the coding sequence ATGCAGATTTTGAATGGTAAAGAAACAGCTCTTACTATTCGTGAAGAGCTGAAAGTAGAGATAGACGGACTTAAAGAAAAACACGGTAGAGCGCCCGGTCTGGCCGTTATTCTGGTCGGCGAGGACCCCGCATCTCAGGTATACGTGCGCAACAAGGAAATTGCCTGCGAAAAGGCAGGAATTGTTTCCACTGCCCACCGTATCGATGCATCCGTTTCTCAGGAAGAGCTTGAAGCACTGATCCAGAATCTCAACGCAGACGAGACCATCGACGGTATCCTGCTGCAGCTGCCCCTGCCCAAGGGACTGGACAGCCAGCGCTGTCTCGAACTCATTGATCCCGGCAAGGACGTGGACGGCTTCCATCCCATGAACGTAGGTAAGCTCATGCTCGGCCTGCCCGGTTTCCGTTCCTGCACCCCTGCAGGTATCATTACCCTGCTGGAACGCTACAACCTGCCCACTTCCGGTAAGAAAGCCGTAGTAGTAGGTCGTTCCAACATCGTTGGTAAGCCTCTCGCCATGATGCTCATGCAGTACGGTGATTTCGCAAACGCCACCGTGACTGTCTGCCATTCCCGCACTGACAACCTCGCTGAGGAAGTCAAAGCCGCAGACTTCGTTTTCGCTGCCATCGGCATTCCCAAGTTCATTAAGAAAGAGATGGTTAAAGACGGCGCAGTTGTAGTTGATGTAGGCATCAACCGAACTGACGAAGGTCTGGTCGGTGACTGCGATTACGCAGCACTGGAAGACGTGGCATCCGCCATGACCCCCGTTCCCGGCGGAGTCGGTCCCATGACCATCGCTCAGCTGCTGATCAACACCGTACAGGCTTATAAGGAGCATGTCGGGGCTTAA
- a CDS encoding ATPase: MNNPFRFNTLRPSDPFCDREKELTDLISHGMNGANVTLFSPRRYGKTSLIKRAQKEMHDKGAYVFYVDFYRVMSVEDLASRLARAVYEGLSEYVSFFEKGKKALLEFFKTYRPVFTPTEEGGVKIDVRATEGISGYDLLESLLSEIGRFTEKSDKPVHIAMDEFQDIVEVDKGKTEALLRTHIQMHGAGYIFAGSRRRILKSMFTDRHRPFYNSTLLMELPPLPHEDLVEYIVELFNKGGKSISHEAASTVSNLVQQYPYYAQLFSYLLFSMGDNPSLEDVDECFESLLASERYSYQGIVDGLTPVQLALLVGLAKYPGSKVTSQVFLKETNLSSGGVQKALKHLSIQDLVSNEENGWELVDPVFRKWLVRTF; the protein is encoded by the coding sequence GTGAATAATCCTTTTCGCTTTAATACCTTGCGACCAAGTGATCCCTTTTGTGACCGTGAAAAGGAACTCACTGATTTGATTTCACACGGCATGAATGGTGCGAACGTAACCCTATTTTCTCCGCGCAGGTACGGGAAAACATCTTTGATTAAACGTGCCCAGAAGGAAATGCATGATAAGGGCGCCTATGTGTTTTATGTTGATTTTTACAGGGTCATGTCGGTTGAGGATCTTGCTTCGAGATTGGCGCGGGCTGTTTATGAAGGATTGAGCGAGTATGTATCTTTTTTCGAGAAAGGTAAAAAGGCTCTGCTTGAATTTTTCAAGACTTATAGGCCTGTTTTTACTCCCACTGAAGAAGGGGGAGTAAAAATAGATGTTCGTGCTACTGAAGGCATTTCCGGTTATGACCTGCTTGAATCCCTGCTCTCCGAGATAGGGCGGTTTACCGAGAAGTCGGATAAGCCAGTGCATATTGCCATGGATGAGTTTCAGGATATTGTTGAAGTGGACAAGGGTAAGACTGAAGCTTTACTGCGAACGCATATCCAGATGCATGGCGCGGGGTATATATTTGCAGGAAGCAGGCGACGTATTCTTAAATCCATGTTTACTGACAGGCATCGTCCTTTCTATAACAGCACCCTTTTGATGGAACTCCCTCCTCTGCCACATGAAGATCTTGTGGAGTATATTGTCGAGCTTTTCAATAAGGGTGGTAAGTCCATTTCGCACGAAGCTGCCTCTACCGTTTCAAATCTTGTACAGCAATATCCTTACTACGCGCAGCTTTTCAGTTATTTGTTATTCAGTATGGGAGACAACCCCAGTCTAGAGGATGTTGATGAATGTTTTGAGTCACTTCTTGCGAGTGAGAGGTATTCCTATCAGGGGATTGTTGACGGCTTAACACCGGTGCAACTGGCTTTGCTGGTGGGGTTGGCAAAATATCCGGGGAGCAAGGTTACTTCTCAGGTGTTTTTGAAGGAAACGAATCTATCGTCAGGTGGAGTCCAAAAGGCTTTAAAACACCTGAGTATACAGGATTTAGTTAGCAATGAAGAAAACGGTTGGGAGCTTGTTGATCCTGTTTTTAGAAAGTGGCTGGTCAGGACATTTTAA
- a CDS encoding HD domain-containing phosphohydrolase, whose protein sequence is MKGLTELLTCIQEISGGNYSNDIMHLTTDEYDPYVRELAESVGLMMVRIEAREFALEQANEELKCNVVATVKAVARGLSLRDPYTRGHAERVGNYCERLARRMGLSEDEIWTVHVAGTLHDIGKIGFSDRLIQNVDTKVDADMLAEIKQHPEWGFKMLRGLEFLGPALEYVRSHHERLDGTGYPNGLQGDEIKTGSRILSIADVFDAVTTTRSYQEAMDLEKAYSTLRKLAGPSLDPKLVEFFIAETKENGLEDVEENFSTCPMGKSG, encoded by the coding sequence ATGAAAGGACTCACCGAATTGCTGACTTGTATTCAGGAAATTTCCGGCGGAAATTATTCCAATGACATCATGCATTTGACTACTGATGAATATGATCCTTACGTGCGGGAACTGGCGGAATCAGTTGGCTTGATGATGGTCCGTATTGAGGCCCGTGAATTTGCGCTTGAGCAGGCTAATGAAGAACTTAAGTGTAATGTGGTTGCAACCGTCAAAGCCGTGGCTCGCGGTTTGAGTCTGCGCGATCCGTATACCCGCGGACATGCGGAACGGGTTGGTAATTATTGCGAGCGCTTGGCTCGCAGGATGGGACTTTCCGAAGATGAAATCTGGACCGTGCATGTAGCTGGAACCCTGCATGATATAGGCAAGATCGGGTTCAGTGACCGCTTGATCCAAAATGTAGATACCAAGGTTGATGCGGATATGCTGGCGGAGATCAAGCAGCACCCGGAATGGGGATTCAAGATGCTGCGCGGGCTGGAGTTTCTCGGTCCTGCTTTGGAATATGTGCGTTCGCACCATGAGCGTCTGGACGGGACCGGATATCCCAACGGCTTGCAGGGCGATGAAATCAAGACCGGATCACGTATCCTTTCTATTGCCGATGTGTTTGACGCTGTAACCACCACCCGCAGTTATCAGGAAGCTATGGATTTGGAAAAAGCCTATTCTACCCTGCGTAAGCTGGCTGGCCCTTCTCTTGATCCTAAGTTGGTGGAGTTTTTCATAGCCGAAACTAAAGAAAACGGCCTTGAGGATGTGGAAGAAAATTTCAGTACCTGCCCTATGGGAAAATCAGGTTAA
- the uvrA gene encoding excinuclease ABC subunit UvrA, with product MNKKSIHIEGARQHNLKNLNLDIPRDQLVVVCGPSGSGKSTLSFDIVYAEGQRRYVESLSAYARQFLPQLDKPQVDKIEGLSPAISLEQQSTSRNPRSTVGTVTEIYDFLRVFFARLGKFHCPECGIPIEAQTSDEILERIMAFGEGTKFMLMAPLVDHQKGTHKDLFKKLKKEGFVRVRVDGTVYTIDDVPDLEKNKKHNVDLVVDRLVIKGDMKKRLGDSLELALRYGDESIVVSIIGGEDVYLSTMSTCPSCKISMPKLSPQLFSFNSPQGACTLCSGIGSVEYYEPELLAPNKGLSLKTGAVIPWKSPKMFERYEKDFRALGKKHGFKVDTPLAEFSADAYKALFYGDKELGWEGVVDLLEVGHNLGRIWRDELSRFRQSQPCPACEGARLRPESLAVKVNSISIFEFCSMSIKRALDWLEGLEFTGHELLIAEPLLKELTHRLGFMVNVGLDYLNLGRNMATLSGGEAQRIRLAGQLGSGLVGVTYVLDEPSIGLHPRDNERLIKTLRSLQSRGNTVLVVEHDESTIRNADHVIEIGPGSGMLGGEIVFQGSVKQLLGKAQTLTAKYLRGELALDKPEERRIPKDWIKLKGVKTNNLKNLDVDIPLGVLCCFTGVSGSGKSSLVVDSMYKHLALSRGVKVDQPGRIAGIEGIEKVEKVISIDQSPIGRTPRSNPATYTKIFDEIRKIFCATKEAKKRGYKPGRFSFNVRGGRCEACRGDGQIRVEMHFLPDVYVTCDVCKGKRYNSQTLEVDYKGKNIAEVLDLTVRQSKAFFENHPTLKRRLEVLEQVGLEYLQLGQPATTLSGGEAQRIKISRELGKRSLPGTLYILDEPTTGLHMHEVGKLIKVLQQLVDRGATVIVIEHNTDVIRASDYVFDLGPGGGESGGQIVAQGTPEEIIANPNSVTGEFLI from the coding sequence ATGAACAAAAAATCTATCCATATTGAAGGTGCGCGTCAGCACAACCTTAAGAATTTGAACCTTGATATTCCGCGTGATCAGCTGGTGGTGGTCTGCGGTCCGTCGGGGTCCGGTAAATCAACCCTCTCTTTCGACATTGTCTATGCCGAAGGCCAGCGGCGTTACGTGGAATCTCTTTCCGCTTATGCCCGCCAGTTCCTGCCGCAGCTGGATAAACCGCAGGTTGATAAGATTGAGGGTCTTTCCCCGGCGATCTCGCTGGAACAGCAATCCACTTCGCGCAACCCGCGTTCAACCGTAGGTACTGTGACCGAAATTTACGACTTCTTGCGTGTTTTCTTTGCAAGGCTGGGTAAATTTCATTGTCCTGAGTGCGGTATTCCCATTGAAGCTCAGACTTCGGACGAGATTCTGGAGCGGATCATGGCTTTTGGTGAAGGCACAAAATTTATGCTGATGGCTCCATTGGTTGATCATCAGAAGGGTACCCACAAGGATCTGTTCAAGAAGCTGAAAAAAGAGGGCTTCGTCCGTGTGCGCGTGGACGGTACGGTCTATACCATCGATGATGTGCCTGACCTTGAGAAGAACAAGAAGCACAATGTTGATCTGGTTGTGGACCGCCTTGTAATTAAGGGCGATATGAAAAAGCGCCTCGGCGATTCCCTCGAGCTGGCCCTGCGCTATGGGGATGAATCCATCGTGGTCTCCATTATTGGCGGCGAGGATGTGTATCTTTCAACCATGTCCACCTGTCCGTCATGCAAGATCAGCATGCCCAAGCTTTCCCCTCAGTTATTTTCATTTAACAGCCCGCAGGGGGCCTGTACGCTTTGTTCGGGTATCGGCAGTGTTGAATATTACGAGCCGGAACTTCTGGCACCCAACAAGGGGCTTTCATTAAAGACCGGAGCGGTCATTCCGTGGAAATCCCCGAAGATGTTCGAGCGCTATGAAAAGGATTTCCGGGCGCTGGGCAAGAAGCATGGCTTCAAGGTAGATACTCCGCTCGCAGAATTTTCAGCTGACGCATATAAGGCCCTGTTCTACGGTGACAAGGAATTGGGCTGGGAAGGCGTGGTTGACCTGCTTGAAGTGGGGCATAATCTCGGGCGTATCTGGCGCGATGAGCTTTCCCGTTTCAGACAGTCGCAGCCCTGCCCGGCCTGTGAAGGTGCGAGGCTTCGTCCTGAATCATTAGCCGTAAAAGTGAACTCCATTTCAATTTTTGAATTCTGCTCCATGTCCATCAAACGTGCATTGGACTGGTTGGAAGGGCTGGAGTTTACCGGCCATGAACTGCTCATCGCTGAGCCGCTCCTGAAGGAACTGACCCATCGCTTGGGATTCATGGTTAATGTCGGGCTTGATTATCTTAACCTTGGTCGGAATATGGCGACCCTTTCCGGTGGGGAGGCTCAGCGCATCAGGCTGGCTGGTCAGCTCGGTTCCGGGCTGGTGGGCGTTACCTACGTGCTTGATGAACCTTCCATCGGTCTGCATCCGCGTGATAACGAGCGTTTGATCAAGACTCTGCGTTCCTTGCAGTCCCGCGGCAATACCGTGCTGGTGGTGGAGCATGATGAATCCACCATTCGCAATGCCGACCATGTTATTGAAATCGGTCCCGGATCGGGTATGCTCGGCGGGGAGATTGTTTTTCAGGGCAGTGTGAAACAGCTGCTTGGCAAGGCTCAGACTTTGACCGCCAAGTATCTACGTGGTGAACTTGCCTTGGATAAGCCTGAAGAGCGGCGTATTCCCAAGGATTGGATTAAGCTCAAGGGTGTTAAGACCAACAACCTCAAGAACCTTGATGTTGATATCCCGCTGGGGGTGCTCTGCTGCTTTACCGGGGTTTCCGGTTCGGGCAAAAGTTCTCTTGTTGTGGATTCCATGTATAAGCATCTTGCCCTTTCGCGCGGTGTGAAGGTTGATCAGCCCGGACGTATTGCAGGAATTGAAGGGATTGAAAAAGTGGAGAAAGTTATTTCCATTGACCAGTCACCCATTGGCAGGACCCCGCGTTCCAACCCGGCCACCTACACCAAGATTTTTGATGAAATACGCAAGATTTTTTGCGCTACCAAGGAAGCCAAGAAACGCGGATACAAGCCGGGAAGATTCAGCTTTAACGTGCGCGGCGGACGTTGCGAAGCATGTCGCGGTGACGGTCAGATCAGGGTGGAAATGCACTTTCTGCCCGATGTCTACGTGACCTGTGATGTCTGCAAGGGCAAGCGCTACAACAGCCAGACTCTGGAAGTGGATTACAAGGGCAAGAACATCGCCGAAGTTCTTGATCTGACCGTGCGTCAATCCAAGGCCTTCTTTGAAAATCATCCTACCCTCAAGCGCAGGCTGGAAGTCTTGGAGCAGGTCGGCCTTGAATATCTGCAGCTGGGACAGCCCGCCACCACCCTTTCAGGCGGTGAAGCACAGCGGATCAAGATTTCCCGCGAGCTTGGTAAACGCAGCCTGCCCGGAACATTGTACATCCTTGATGAACCTACTACCGGCCTGCATATGCACGAAGTGGGCAAACTGATCAAGGTCCTGCAGCAGTTGGTAGATAGAGGGGCCACGGTTATAGTCATCGAGCATAATACCGATGTGATCCGTGCTTCTGATTATGTATTTGATTTAGGTCCCGGAGGCGGGGAGTCCGGTGGGCAGATTGTAGCTCAGGGGACTCCTGAAGAGATTATTGCCAACCCGAATTCAGTGACCGGAGAGTTCCTGATTTAA
- a CDS encoding Hpt domain-containing protein yields MSERILVQVDEDLEAIMDRYLEIRQKELVELEEAVEQKNFEIIRLLGHRLKGTGSSYGLDELTRLGTLIEDKAMGEDMSDVPDYTAKIRHFLTNLDIEYIEIDE; encoded by the coding sequence ATGAGTGAACGCATTCTCGTACAGGTAGATGAAGACCTTGAAGCCATCATGGACCGGTATCTGGAAATCAGGCAAAAAGAACTTGTTGAACTTGAAGAAGCTGTTGAGCAAAAAAATTTCGAAATCATAAGGCTTCTTGGACACCGCCTCAAAGGCACGGGGTCCTCATACGGGCTTGATGAACTGACCCGGCTGGGAACACTCATTGAAGACAAAGCCATGGGGGAGGATATGTCTGATGTTCCGGACTACACGGCAAAAATCAGACATTTTCTAACCAATCTGGACATTGAATACATCGAAATAGATGAGTAA
- the budA gene encoding acetolactate decarboxylase → MKFTSKLYSVLLLFTIFLFSLTGISRAGEPIYQYSIIDSLLAGNYDGELTIGGLKKHGDTGLGTFNRLDGEMVFLDGEVYKVNAHGTAVKMNDSERTPFAAAAFFKTGKIIKLDSVKSLEDLNSKISNSLDSENLFYIIRIDGKFSKIRTRSVPAQDKPYPPLKEVVKNQSIFGFKDITGTLIGIKSPSYIKGIGVPGFHWHFITKERTSGGHVLNCIFSNLAAKVGTYSEFQLQLPETKSFLESRFEQDRQKELKEVEKDSEKK, encoded by the coding sequence ATGAAATTCACTAGCAAGCTATATTCAGTTCTTTTACTGTTCACTATCTTTCTTTTCAGCCTAACCGGAATATCCCGTGCCGGCGAGCCCATTTACCAATATTCGATCATTGATTCCCTGCTTGCAGGCAATTATGACGGGGAATTAACTATCGGCGGTCTCAAAAAACACGGGGATACCGGACTGGGTACATTTAACCGGCTGGACGGGGAAATGGTTTTCCTCGATGGCGAAGTTTACAAGGTTAATGCTCACGGCACTGCCGTTAAAATGAATGATAGCGAACGCACTCCCTTTGCTGCTGCTGCCTTTTTCAAGACAGGAAAAATAATCAAGCTTGATTCAGTTAAATCCCTTGAAGACTTGAACAGCAAGATTTCAAACTCTCTCGACTCTGAAAATCTTTTCTACATCATCCGTATTGACGGTAAATTCAGCAAAATACGCACCCGCAGCGTTCCTGCTCAGGATAAACCATATCCTCCGCTGAAAGAAGTGGTTAAGAATCAGAGTATTTTCGGATTCAAGGACATCACCGGGACCTTGATCGGCATTAAGAGCCCGTCTTATATCAAAGGAATCGGTGTTCCCGGCTTCCACTGGCACTTTATTACCAAAGAACGTACCTCCGGGGGACACGTCTTGAATTGCATTTTCAGCAATCTGGCTGCCAAGGTCGGAACATACAGCGAATTTCAGCTCCAGCTCCCGGAAACCAAAAGCTTTCTCGAATCCAGATTTGAACAGGACAGACAAAAAGAATTAAAAGAAGTGGAAAAAGATTCTGAGAAGAAGTAA
- a CDS encoding chemotaxis protein CheD, whose translation MNTMPQNQSDIRRVFLHTGDAYLGVKPTIVSTVLGSCVAISMYSSRKRQGIICHAFLPSRAEIKDINEPSIQICRYVDTAVDHLLKSMRRLGVRKNELEVKLFGGATGLTYSQVRPSCALGIGNRNVDAALQNLEAKGLKPVSMDVGGNVGRKLLSVLTPETSGSSGLKKICSSHLTGHRLQE comes from the coding sequence ATGAACACAATGCCACAAAATCAATCTGATATCCGCAGGGTATTCCTGCATACCGGAGACGCATACCTCGGAGTTAAACCGACTATTGTCTCCACCGTACTCGGGTCCTGTGTGGCAATCTCCATGTATTCTTCCCGGAAAAGACAAGGTATCATCTGCCACGCATTCCTGCCTTCACGCGCTGAAATCAAGGATATAAACGAGCCGTCAATTCAGATTTGCAGATATGTGGACACAGCAGTAGACCATTTGCTAAAGAGCATGAGACGTTTGGGGGTCAGGAAAAACGAACTTGAAGTAAAACTGTTCGGTGGTGCAACCGGATTGACTTATTCTCAGGTAAGGCCCTCATGCGCGCTGGGTATCGGCAATAGAAATGTTGATGCCGCACTTCAAAATTTGGAAGCAAAAGGACTCAAGCCTGTAAGCATGGATGTAGGCGGAAACGTGGGCAGAAAACTTCTTTCTGTACTTACTCCGGAGACGTCTGGATCAAGCGGCTTGAAAAAAATATGTTCTAGCCATCTAACCGGCCACCGTCTGCAAGAATAA
- a CDS encoding DsbA family protein: MLRPALTILLTSAIIFHAQICGAETSRTVSKEEVRQILKDNPEVIFEALQGHEEELYDLLQVGLEKKNKSRIREGRLKQLRNPKIAALHPDRPIWGSPNAKISIIVFSDFQSATSAKADLIIHKLLQQNPDINYRFRHNPLGLHKMSLPAASYYEALALQDQAKAKKLNRLILKNRLAIKKNGIKKLDELAEECGADMNQLHQNLNSPQVNARIDGDRKEARKLGLTASPVFLVNGVTVTGAAPLDEFEEVLRMIRTN, from the coding sequence ATGCTACGCCCTGCCCTGACTATTCTGCTGACTTCGGCAATAATTTTTCATGCACAAATATGCGGGGCAGAAACTTCCCGGACCGTTAGCAAAGAAGAGGTCCGCCAAATCCTTAAGGACAACCCCGAAGTCATCTTCGAAGCCCTTCAGGGACACGAAGAAGAACTCTATGACCTTTTACAGGTCGGACTGGAAAAAAAGAACAAATCACGGATCAGAGAAGGCAGGCTCAAGCAACTTAGAAATCCAAAAATAGCAGCTCTCCACCCGGACCGTCCGATATGGGGATCTCCCAATGCGAAAATCAGCATCATTGTCTTTTCAGACTTCCAAAGCGCAACCAGCGCCAAGGCTGATCTAATTATTCATAAACTTCTGCAGCAAAACCCTGATATCAACTACCGATTCCGCCATAATCCTCTGGGATTACATAAAATGTCACTTCCGGCAGCCAGTTATTACGAAGCCCTTGCCCTGCAGGATCAGGCTAAAGCAAAAAAGCTTAACCGACTGATCTTAAAGAACAGATTGGCAATTAAGAAAAACGGGATAAAAAAGCTTGATGAGCTGGCAGAAGAATGCGGTGCAGACATGAATCAATTGCACCAGAACTTGAATTCCCCGCAGGTAAATGCGCGCATTGACGGAGACCGCAAGGAGGCACGCAAGCTCGGCCTGACAGCCTCCCCGGTCTTTCTTGTTAACGGGGTTACTGTAACTGGAGCTGCTCCCCTCGATGAATTTGAGGAAGTACTCCGGATGATCCGCACCAATTAA
- a CDS encoding STAS domain-containing protein codes for MEISSKKVGEVLIMGINGRLDALTSSKLESRMCELINAGETKIVLDLGELEYISSAGLRAILFCAKKLKTIDGDIAFANITGMISEVFEISGFGTMFNLYSSALVAAEKIS; via the coding sequence ATGGAAATCAGCAGCAAAAAAGTCGGCGAAGTATTGATCATGGGCATAAATGGCCGCCTTGATGCCCTTACCTCCAGCAAGCTGGAAAGCAGGATGTGCGAACTCATCAACGCCGGCGAAACTAAAATTGTTCTGGATCTCGGTGAGCTGGAATATATTTCCAGTGCAGGACTTCGGGCCATACTTTTTTGCGCCAAAAAGCTGAAGACAATTGATGGAGACATAGCCTTCGCTAATATCACCGGGATGATAAGTGAAGTTTTTGAGATTTCCGGATTCGGAACTATGTTCAATCTATACAGTTCCGCCCTTGTTGCTGCGGAAAAAATATCCTGA
- a CDS encoding SprT family zinc-dependent metalloprotease, whose translation MADFPPPYSVRVSPRAKNVIIKLIPDKGIEVVLPKGANRRDVPYFLEKRRDWIEHNIRKLEGKGLSLTPPELVLPDEICFAASGKVFSVRRVENRKSGLRMRRNVDKLLLSGKGWSPEEELEVLTRFVRSEARDFLVPELKKISEELNLPFSKVFIRAQRKRWGSCSAKGNINLNMKLMFLPYRLARYVLIHELCHTVHLNHSAKYWRLVKMVEPNVDKLERELSEAGRLVPAWINFQEDQSL comes from the coding sequence ATGGCAGACTTTCCTCCCCCGTACTCAGTGCGGGTCAGCCCAAGGGCAAAAAACGTAATAATCAAATTAATTCCGGACAAAGGAATAGAAGTAGTGCTGCCAAAGGGAGCCAACCGCAGGGATGTCCCCTATTTTCTGGAAAAACGCCGGGATTGGATAGAACATAATATCCGTAAACTGGAAGGAAAAGGATTGTCCCTGACCCCGCCGGAACTGGTTCTGCCTGATGAAATCTGCTTTGCCGCCAGCGGGAAAGTCTTCTCGGTAAGGAGAGTGGAAAACCGTAAATCCGGCCTGCGCATGCGACGTAATGTGGATAAGCTGCTCTTGAGCGGCAAAGGCTGGTCACCTGAAGAAGAACTTGAAGTACTGACCCGTTTTGTGCGCAGCGAAGCCCGCGACTTCCTTGTGCCGGAACTGAAAAAAATTTCAGAAGAACTTAACCTGCCCTTCAGCAAGGTCTTCATCCGCGCGCAGCGCAAACGCTGGGGCAGCTGCTCCGCCAAAGGCAACATCAACCTGAACATGAAACTCATGTTCCTGCCCTACCGCCTAGCCCGCTATGTACTCATTCATGAACTCTGCCACACAGTACACCTGAACCATTCCGCTAAATACTGGAGGCTGGTAAAAATGGTCGAACCGAATGTAGACAAATTGGAAAGAGAACTTTCCGAAGCTGGAAGACTGGTCCCGGCATGGATTAATTTTCAGGAAGATCAAAGCCTATAA
- a CDS encoding MFS transporter, which translates to MPTKSFTSRKMYIFLLVLTIATTIGFQGWRTLLNNFAVEVAGLDGGQFGMLGSIREIPGFLALLVIYVLMFIKEHRLAALSVIIMGLGICITGFMPSFAGLAFTTLVMSFGFHYYETLNQSLTLQYFGYTEAPLVMGRLRSLAAATNICVGVVVISISGFMGYSEIFFGAGVVAVLAGLYCLTRDPSSPDLPPQHKKMIFRSKYWLFYALTFIAGARRQIFVAFAVFLLVKKFGFSLQHIAILFVVNNVINYFVNPIIAKSVNKFGERKVLTLEYASLFLIFTAYAYTDSPLVGALLYILDNIFFNFTMAIKTFFQKIADKPDIAPSMAVSFTINHIAAVFVPVLGGIAWMQDYRIVFLGAAGMSLISLVLSQFVDRELRLKGRAD; encoded by the coding sequence GTGCCTACAAAAAGCTTCACTTCCCGTAAGATGTATATATTTCTGCTGGTGCTGACCATTGCCACCACTATCGGCTTTCAGGGCTGGCGAACCCTGCTGAACAACTTTGCGGTTGAAGTGGCCGGACTGGACGGCGGTCAGTTCGGCATGCTCGGCTCCATTCGTGAAATCCCGGGCTTCCTTGCCCTGCTTGTAATCTACGTGCTCATGTTCATCAAGGAGCACCGTTTGGCAGCACTTTCTGTAATTATCATGGGGCTTGGTATCTGCATAACCGGGTTCATGCCTTCTTTTGCCGGACTGGCTTTTACTACTCTGGTTATGTCTTTCGGTTTTCACTATTACGAGACCCTGAACCAGTCCCTGACCCTGCAGTATTTCGGTTACACAGAGGCTCCGCTGGTTATGGGCCGTTTGCGCAGCCTTGCCGCAGCGACCAATATTTGCGTGGGTGTGGTTGTTATCTCGATTTCCGGTTTCATGGGCTATTCTGAAATTTTCTTTGGGGCAGGCGTTGTCGCTGTGTTGGCGGGGCTTTATTGCCTGACCCGTGATCCTTCTTCCCCGGACCTGCCGCCGCAGCACAAGAAGATGATTTTTCGTTCCAAGTACTGGCTTTTCTATGCCTTAACTTTTATCGCCGGGGCGCGCAGACAGATTTTTGTGGCCTTTGCTGTCTTCCTGCTGGTCAAGAAGTTCGGATTTTCATTGCAGCACATCGCCATTCTTTTTGTGGTTAACAACGTGATCAACTACTTCGTCAACCCGATCATTGCCAAGTCGGTGAACAAGTTCGGTGAACGCAAGGTGCTGACCCTTGAGTACGCCAGCCTGTTCCTGATCTTCACCGCTTATGCCTACACCGACAGTCCGCTGGTAGGTGCTCTACTTTATATTCTGGACAATATTTTCTTCAACTTCACCATGGCCATCAAGACCTTCTTCCAGAAGATTGCCGATAAGCCGGACATTGCCCCGTCCATGGCGGTCAGCTTTACCATCAACCATATTGCTGCTGTTTTCGTGCCCGTATTGGGTGGGATCGCATGGATGCAGGATTACCGCATTGTCTTCCTCGGTGCAGCGGGAATGTCTTTGATCTCGCTTGTTCTCAGCCAGTTTGTGGACCGTGAATTACGCTTGAAGGGGCGGGCAGATTAG